In Salinibacterium sp. ZJ70, one DNA window encodes the following:
- the galT gene encoding galactose-1-phosphate uridylyltransferase, whose protein sequence is MSSVTRRSTRMADGRELIYFDDADTTLPAERRVDERTLDPRPATATMRQDVLTGDWISVASGRNNRVFLPPAHLDPLAPQTPENPSEIPDLYDVVVFENKSPSFGPDSSGPLAPVGRGFDRTAPSVGRCEVVCFSPESTGSLGTQSISRIRTVIEAWADRTRELSALPGVAQVFPFENRGEAIGVTLAHPHGQIYAYPYVTPRTQSTLAAIAELGPDLFQRILESEQQGPRVVLAGEHWTAFVPFAARWPIEVHMLPHRHVPDIDALNDAERDELAVVFKRLLLGLDALYETPTPYIAAWHQAPVHEGRDDVRLMLQITSPRRAADRLKFLAGSEAAMGAWVADIVPEDAAARLREAVASV, encoded by the coding sequence ATGTCCTCCGTCACTCGCCGCTCGACCCGCATGGCCGACGGCCGCGAACTGATCTACTTCGACGATGCCGACACCACGCTCCCCGCCGAGCGCCGTGTCGACGAGCGCACCCTCGACCCCCGCCCCGCAACGGCGACCATGCGTCAGGATGTGCTCACCGGCGACTGGATCTCCGTCGCGTCCGGCCGCAACAATCGCGTCTTCCTGCCGCCCGCGCACCTCGACCCGCTTGCGCCGCAGACGCCTGAGAACCCCTCCGAGATCCCCGACCTGTACGACGTCGTCGTCTTCGAGAACAAGTCCCCCTCGTTCGGTCCCGACAGCAGCGGCCCCCTCGCCCCGGTCGGCCGCGGCTTCGACCGCACCGCGCCGTCCGTCGGCCGCTGCGAGGTCGTGTGCTTCAGCCCCGAGTCGACCGGATCGCTCGGCACCCAGAGCATCAGCCGCATCCGCACCGTCATCGAAGCCTGGGCCGATCGCACGCGCGAGCTCTCGGCGCTCCCCGGCGTCGCCCAGGTGTTCCCGTTCGAGAACCGCGGCGAGGCGATCGGCGTGACGCTCGCCCACCCCCACGGCCAGATCTACGCCTACCCCTACGTGACCCCGCGCACCCAGTCGACGCTCGCCGCGATCGCCGAGCTCGGACCCGACCTCTTCCAGCGCATCCTCGAGAGCGAGCAGCAGGGGCCCCGTGTCGTGCTCGCGGGCGAGCACTGGACCGCCTTCGTGCCGTTCGCCGCACGCTGGCCCATCGAGGTGCACATGCTCCCCCACCGCCACGTTCCCGACATCGATGCACTGAACGATGCCGAACGGGACGAGCTCGCGGTGGTGTTCAAGCGCCTGCTGCTCGGCCTCGACGCCCTCTACGAGACGCCGACTCCGTACATCGCGGCCTGGCACCAGGCACCCGTGCACGAGGGCCGCGACGACGTGCGCCTCATGCTGCAGATCACGTCGCCGCGCCGTGCCGCCGATCGACTCAAGTTCCTCGCCGGATCCGAGGCCGCCATGGGCGCCTGGGTGGCGGACATCGTTCCCGAAGATGCAGCCGCGCGGCTGCGAGAGGCGGTTGCATCCGTATGA
- a CDS encoding DeoR/GlpR family DNA-binding transcription regulator, whose amino-acid sequence MELALPADLRRARIVERIREDGVLRVADAATLFGVSEVTIRTDLAALDAAGLVRRGHGAAFPVPGGRREEPLERVTARDAASKRAIGRRAAALVESGTSVLLDVGSTTLAVARALVERVLRGDLDEIVVITNGLTIALALESAVPHITVALTGGTLRPLQHSLVDPGATETLRDLHVDLAIVGCNGIDTDGRVMNLNLAEAGVKRAMIAASTAHLVVAESAKLGQRHLGGIGVVDERTTLVTAGEWTDTAAATARALEARGARVIRSDA is encoded by the coding sequence ATGGAGCTCGCTCTGCCTGCAGATCTGCGTCGGGCGCGCATCGTCGAGCGCATCCGGGAGGACGGCGTTCTGCGCGTCGCCGACGCCGCCACGCTCTTCGGTGTGAGCGAGGTCACCATCCGCACCGACCTCGCCGCCCTCGATGCGGCCGGCCTCGTGCGGCGCGGGCACGGTGCCGCGTTCCCGGTTCCCGGCGGACGCCGAGAAGAGCCCCTCGAGCGCGTCACCGCACGTGACGCGGCGAGCAAGCGCGCGATCGGTCGGCGAGCGGCGGCGCTCGTCGAGAGCGGCACGAGCGTGCTCCTCGACGTCGGCTCGACGACCCTCGCGGTGGCCCGGGCGCTCGTCGAGCGGGTCCTGCGCGGCGACCTCGACGAGATCGTCGTCATCACCAACGGGCTCACGATCGCCCTCGCGCTCGAATCCGCCGTGCCCCACATCACTGTCGCACTCACGGGGGGAACCCTCCGGCCCCTTCAGCATTCGCTCGTCGACCCCGGTGCCACCGAGACCCTTCGCGACCTGCACGTCGACCTCGCGATCGTCGGATGCAACGGCATCGACACCGATGGGCGGGTCATGAACCTCAACCTCGCCGAGGCGGGAGTGAAGCGCGCGATGATCGCCGCGTCGACCGCGCACCTCGTGGTCGCCGAGTCGGCGAAGCTCGGCCAGCGGCACCTCGGCGGCATCGGCGTCGTCGACGAGCGCACCACCCTCGTCACGGCCGGAGAGTGGACCGACACCGCCGCCGCGACCGCGCGCGCGCTCGAAGCGCGCGGAGCCCGCGTGATCCGTTCAGACGCCTGA